The genomic stretch TTGAGGTTCGaagggagatggtgtgtacctgaTAATGAACAGCTGAAACAAAATTTTTTGACTGACTGAGGCACATTATCCTCCTTATTCTGTGCATCCGGGAGGAGATAAGCTATATAAATACCTTAAGAAAACTTTCtggtggccgggtatgaagaaagaggtGGCAGAATTCGTAGCTCGATATTTGACTTGTGAGCAAGTGAAAGGGGAGCATAAAAGACCGCAATGAAAGGTGTAATCCTAAGATGTGCCATAATGGAAGTGGGAAAGAATTTCCATGCACTTCCTTGTTGGTTTACCTCGTACTCAGAAAggaaataacatgatatgggtgaaaGTAGACCGTCTTACTAAGACTGGCCACTTCATACCAATGAAAGATACCTGGAGTAAGGCGGAGTTAGCTAAAGCTTCCTGCAAGAATGTCGTAAAACTACATGGTGTACATAAGGATATCATATCTGACATAGATTTGAGATTCATTTCCAAGTTTTGGCAGGAACTGCAAAGTGCGATGGGTACTACACTGAAAATGAGTACTGCCTTTTATCCAGCTACAGATGGATAAACTGAGAGGACTATTCAaaccttggaggatatgttacGGGCTTACGTGCTGGAATTCGGTGGATCTTGGGAAGCGAGATTGGATTTGAAAGTGTTTttatacaacaacagctatcatactattattgggatggcaccatttgaggcattgtatgggaggaggtgcaGGAGTCCGGTATACTGGGATGATGTGACGGATTCAGTAGTTTTGGGGCCCCAGATGATTCAGGAGATGGTGGAGCAGGTGCATATTATTCGTCAGAAAATGAGAGCTGCGCAAGACCGTCAAAAGAGTTATGTTAATCTTAAAAGGAGTGACATTGAGTTTGCAGTCGGAGACAAGGTTTTACTGAAAGTATCGCCAATGAAAGGGGTTATGAATTTTGGAAAGAGAGGTAAGCTGAGCCAGAAGtatataggaccatatgagattcaagagagagttggggaagtggcataTCGTTTGGCTCCACCTcctgctttggatagagtccatAATATGTTTTATGTTTCGCAACTGAGGAAGTATGTTAATGATACTTCACATATACTTGAGCCTGAGACAGTAGAGATGGATGAATCACTGACCTATGTGGAAGTAGCTAAAGAGATACTAGACCGAAAGATAAGAAAGACGAGGAATGGAGAGAATGTGCTATTGAATGTTTTGTGGTCTAACCATAACAttaaggaagctacatgggaagaTGAAGATAAAATGAAAGAGAAGTATCCACACCTTATTGATCAGGTATGAGTTGGGTTACGCGGACGTAACCTTCTTTTTTCGGGGGTGAAATATCACAATTTATATCAAAATGGGTTATATGCCAAATTATTACAAGTACTTAAGTGGTCTATAACTAGTTTAGACAAGCTATACTAACCTCACTAATAAACTTTTGAGTCGTGTGTTTGGGTTTTCTGTCTGGTATGTGCGAACTTCGGGAGGAAGTTCCTTATAAGGAGGGAAGACTTTAATACCCATGTTTTCAACACACTCTGCATAAGAAATTATCTCGTTTTACAGGGTTGTTGGGTCGATTGATTTGATGGCTAGGTTGATCGACCTAGTGTTACACGGTTGGCTTTTTAGCAATTTTCTAATTATCTTATAATTTTCTAATTATCTTATAATTTCCATAAAGCTATATATACATATGTACACCCAACCCTTAAACACTTTTGCAAATAAAACATAAACACACACACTGCTTGACTGTCGTGAAAGAGGAAGGAAGATGATTTTGCGCGATTCGTATTTTCCGTCACACAATTCGTCCTAATTATCGTAAGTATCTAACGACTAGTTCTAATTAATCAATTATCGTAAAGAGACTATTTGTTGTAGTTGTTATGCCCAAAGTCGATCTAAGAAGTTAAGATATTTATTTATGTTATCGATTGGTTTATAACGAGTCGGGCATTGCCTTAGCCATAGtctggacatgggccacctgcacgtcGGCCTGCGGACACGCAGCAGTCGGAAAGTCACGCTCGGTGATGTaggaatgctttcgaccggattgcTTTAGATTGGTCAGTTTCTTCTCGATGAAGGTCTTGAAACGAtgctagagatgttcggagtcgccaccaagcaattatggatggctgaaaaccgttcgaatccactttatacctaggtcaaataagacaaaaagcggtgcttgacataagttctaaagataaggaatcgtccctctttagcatcctatcccttgaatgactctcgttcctctggataaggtcgtccactatccaaagtttctgagtaagaggtgagggtacgtattgggaagccctttaatcggacatctAATCCCGTCcatggtagcggcctctactgatcgatcttggttggttaagtgtagaagttgataaaatgggttaaatgcatgaatgcgcatccacaagtttaaacctaattATGAGATTTGCTATGTCGGTGGTTTATCCAAGTATCATGTTATTGACGTCGACtagatttaatgttgattttcatgcaagagaaaattaaacatccatttaccaatttaggtttatggtgcttagcatgatccatttgtcttaggaAAGTGTTTTAAAATGCAAAGTGTAAAATgcaagcttgtcaatctgatatgtcctgtattcgggttaaccgaagtcaggatcgtcctagacgagtgctggaaGTAGGACAAGAGCAGTGCCAGGTAGCCATTGAGGCGCGAGTCGTCAGGCGATGCAAGGGAGCCTGTCATGACTTGAAATATAGAAAACAAGAGCTACCTTTGGGGGCGAGCCATCAGCCGACCTATGGAGTCTCTCTTGGTTGTTAAAATAAATGTTTATGAAATTATTTATAAAAGGGTATTAAAACCCGATTTTGTTGAAAGATCGTTAAGACCGTTTTTTTGCTAATATGAAGAACAGGACTCGGAATAATTATTATTGTCTTGATAATATctgatgtcgggttcggttttgcaagcttgatatgaatagttttgtaaaaagaatgcaaaaatgcttGTTATGAACAAATTATATTAAGTTAATTGCTTTGTAATTAAAGTGTGGGAAAAAGGGTgattgatatgaactaattatattaagttcattgcttgtaattagtcaaagtttatcatcgtactcgggttgaaccgacatggtatgtagaaccaaggatgattatttgtatatgactaatatggtttttgcaaatgtaaacaaatgagtaaGAGGGCTTTAAAATGCCTAAAAATATAAGGAttatttcataggaataatccatcctattatTGTTCAACCTATATTAATCCCTCCTTTACATTATGCACTAAGGTGAAGGGCTACCTGTTAAACAGGTAAACCCATATTCTAATTACATTAAAACATCATCACCATCCCTCGTCTTTCTCTCTCACATCTCATTCATCACCAATCACCGTCATCggtcaccacccaccaccacgcCATTACCTCAAGGCCAATCCAGCCAACCACCTTCACCCTTTATCAACCATTTAATCCACCAACACAAATGTAAAACTCAATAATCAATCCAGAAATCAATAGCCTAAATTTTCAGTCACAACTCATATgccattatcattatcattactCAAAATTCAAGCTCATTCCTAAAAATGGTGTCAACCTCcgtatcatcatcatcgtcacttAAACTTACATGttcctcttcatcatcttcaattgaaaaacccataaatttatctTATATTCAAAGCCTGGTTGTTGTTTATGCGATGGTCTCAAAGAAAAGCTCAATCCCACGTTTGATTCTTCTATTTCTCTGAATAATGTCGAATTTCAGGTTATTCTTAAGTACTTTTTCTGGATTTTTTTGTTAATCGCATATGAATTTGAATTTAGGGATTTTAGGGTTGTTTTGGGGGTGATTGATTTGGGGGTTTGATGAAATTAGGTTAGGGATGAGATTTCTGTTCTAGCTAAATTGCGTGATGATGTTGTTGGTGGTTTTGGTGTTGGTGGTGGCATTTGGAGGCAGGAAC from Silene latifolia isolate original U9 population chromosome 2, ASM4854445v1, whole genome shotgun sequence encodes the following:
- the LOC141640954 gene encoding uncharacterized protein LOC141640954, which produces MVEQVHIIRQKMRAAQDRQKSYVNLKRSDIEFAVGDKVLLKVSPMKGVMNFGKRGKLSQKYIGPYEIQERVGEVAYRLAPPPALDRVHNMFYVSQLRKYVNDTSHILEPETVEMDESLTYVEVAKEILDRKIRKTRNGENVLLNVLWSNHNIKEATWEDEDKMKEKYPHLIDQVRDEISVLAKLRDDVVGGFGVGGGIWRQEQVDGRVPVVYLVFEGY